The following is a genomic window from Arvicanthis niloticus isolate mArvNil1 chromosome 10, mArvNil1.pat.X, whole genome shotgun sequence.
GAGAGTGCTTTAATAGGATTATGAGAAAGCACAAAGACCTGTATGTTTCAAAAGTGTGAAGAAGGGACCAAAAAGTATCATAAAGATGGGTGGTGCACGATCTGCCTCACCACGACAGCCTCAAGAACCACAGCTTCCCTTGTCGCATGTCTGCAAGTGCTGAGTCATGGGAGCTTAGTAAGATGCTTTAAAGTAGACTGAAATCAGCTTGTAGGTCAGCACATGCTGTGCCAGCCTGCCAGGGTCAGCACCCACCCTATCCCCACCAGTTCCCATTGGTGCAGAGTGCAAGGACTAGATCTCAGTAAGAAAGGAtattagaaaaatacaaaatttaattaCTCATGATGAGGCCTCTTAAAAGTTTTCAATTTCAACCTACAGAACAGAACATGCCTTAGCTACACACCTCCAGTTTGTTGAAGCCTGGCAGCTGAGGTTTCTTTAGCTCCATCTCCTGTATTAGCCATACCCCTGTCATGTTTTGAAAACATGTGGTTTTTCCTTTAGCCTAAGGCCCTTTGCTGGTCTGCTCACATACAGAAGCTGCCCCTCTCCCCACCTTGGAAAGCCAGCCAAACCTGTAGACCTGGGTCACGCTCCTGTTGGTCCACACATCTTCCTTGTTCTGTTGCCCAAAGATCCTGGAGCCTCAGGCTCACACTCAACTCCAGCTGCCTTCCAGGAAGAGCAATGGTGTCAAGAGACTGTAGGGAGTGTTCTCAGGACCCTCTGGTGCTTGGACCTTCCACTGGCTTCCTGACTTCATGACACTCAGTCTAGAATGTAGGTTTTTAAGTCACCAAGTGGTTTTTTAGGAACTGCCTTCTGCACAGTAGCTGAAAGCAGTGGTTGCTAGACACCAGGGTACCTGGCAGATGAGTGTGTCTAGAAGAGGAAGATTATTTAGGGTGCACAGCAGTCACTCTCAAGGCAGGAAGAGGTTGATTCTCTGGGAAATGGATTTGCACCCCTGAGAGGAGAAAAGCCGCTCTTCCTCGGGAACGTATGTCATCATCTTGGCGATTTCATCCAGGGCCTCTTCTGTGTATGGGAGATCCTGGCCCAGGAAGGCATCTCGGACACACAGCCTTACATGGCGGTACTCCAGTGGCAGGAAGGGGATAAAGAAGTCAACAAGGTGTTCCTTCAGGAGACGGCTGGAGCCAAAGCTACTGTCTGTAACCAAGACCCAAAGTTACATGGAGTCTGACATAGCCTGGGACTGAACCCTGCTGGAAACTTAAGGTGCCCCCCAAATTGAGACCTGGGCAAGATCTGGTCTCCCACAAAGCTTTTGGAGTGCTGTGTGCAGTTGTTGCCAAGGGCTGTGCAGCTGTGGCTATTCTAGGCTCAGTGAAGCACAGTGACTGTGGCTCTAGCAGGAGGTGACGGGCATGACCACCAGGACTGGCTTGTTTTAGTATAGCAAAAAAGtggtgttggtatcaggctccgaacccagtgacatcacatctaggctaCAACCgccacacattcccagaatccacttggctcacctccCATCTTTAACTTCGAGAGGCTTTGTCAGTATCCACATAAATAGGCAGAACCCtggatttctctctcttctccctcttcttgctGTCACCTTCGTCCTTATCCTAAATAGTCCTCACATGGAAAGGCCTGGTATGGTCTGTCGTGAGCAGCTCATCCAACAACAGGTGGAGTTGCCCCACCTGCACTGATTCAGGGAGCTCTGCTAGCCTATGGGCAGACCACAGCTATTTCTCGGGCATTTCCAGGAAAGGAGTGTAGGCTTGCTTATTGTACTTGTGCCACCAGAAGTTGACAGTGTGAGACTGTCATGTGTCCTCCACTGTCCAGACACCCTCATTGCCTCACATTTGATACCAGTTATCTATAGCCATGCTTTTGGCAAGGCTGTGAATGTATCTGAATTGGTCACTTACCTACAGACTTGATGATCTCAGCCTGAAGGGGCATCTCCAAGTGCTGCGTCGTAATTTCCTCCCTGGACAATCCACCCTTAAGCAGACCCAGGACTACCTCATTGATGGCACTGCCTCCAAGGTTACTGAAAGAAACAAGTGCTTGTTAACAGCCGGTTCCCACACTCACTCCCCCATCTGTCACACTCACTCCCCCCATGTGTTCCCTGACCAGTTCTGGAAGGTGGGAGGCTGCTGTGGTGCAGAGCTGGGGACCTGCAACCAGGACAGTTCATCCCTGTCTCAAATTGTCACCCAGCTGAGTCTTGTCTGTCTCCACAGCTGTGCCTTCACTTTCCCTGCTTCTTAAGGCCCACAGAATGAGGAGTGCAGTAAGTGaaggcttggggggtgggggtggggcaggcagCAAATTTAACTGGGTCCAGCATTCTGTCCGCTCTCCTAACATGGATCAGTGTCCTTGATACCCCAGATTAGCTCACTTGGACCTTTAGagtaggctggcttcaaactcagagatctgcttgcctctgcctccccagtgctgggatttaaaggcatgtgccaccaccaggCTATTGTCATCTTTCCTAATGTTGCATTTCAGTCTGTCCTGCAGATGAGACTGACTGCATGCCCCTCCCAACCCCTAACCTGCCTCCCTAGCTGGGTGGAGAGAGACTGGGGTAGCATCCTTCCCCAGCAAACATGTGAAGACCAGTGTGTCCCTCAAAGCCACAGATCTACGAAGGACCTTGAACCCCCAGCTGGAAGAATCCAGTAAGAACAAAGGCATTCCCCACTGCTTGCTCCCAGCTGCTCTGCCACACTTAAGCCTTGAAGAAACTACTCACATCACTCATCTGATTTCTATACCTGCTGGACAACCTGTTAGCAGTCTTGCTGGGTACATAACTGCATCAGCAGAGATTGCCCCATACTTGCTTGCCACAGTAGCCCTGATTCTACAACTTGGACTAGGCAGCAAGCCTCTGGAGGACAGCAGGCCAGTGAGGTTAATTGATCAAGGCCCAAGGACACAGACCTTAGTGCAGTACCATCTCAGTCCCAGGTCAACCTGCCTGCTCCATGTGAAACGGGCCCCACTCTGCATGATTGCTGCATATTTATTGGCTCTATGCAGCTTCCTTCTGAACTGCTTGCACTGTTGCCAGGGTCATCATCTCGCCATGTTGTACCTCTCACAAGACAAGGCCTGGGAAGCCTTCATTGCTTGCCCTGTGTCTTCAGCTCAACAGGGCTGCACGCTGGCATCTGCATGCCAAGGTAGCTAGATGCTGAATTCCTCACCCAGCCCCTGCTGACTGCCTGTTCAAAGGACCAATGTCACAAGCTCCCATCACCAACTGTGAACTCTTTCCTAAACAACAGAGCTAGACTCTCACGAATTTATTTGGGCTTCAGTTTCTTAATTGGTAAAATGAGAAACTGGGCCCAGACAATCTAGGGGCACTTCATCAGTCTGGAAGCAGTCAACAAATACCCACTGCACCCCACATGCTCCATTCATGGGTAACTCACATCCATATAGTTCTTCAAAGTCCTTTCTGTTCGTACCCTGACCACAGCTCAGAAAAAACAGACATTAGCAACCTCTCTTCTGGGTGTGTGAAGAGAGGACAGCAGCCCCAGTTCTGTCATGTGACTCTGGGGTCTTCTGACAGGCACAGGCAGAAATCAGTATAACTATATAGCAAGTGCCTGAATTCCTCCAGCCAGGAAAGGTGTGGGCTTTGGTTCCCTGATTGCTTCAAGTGTAACCTCTGAAACCAAGCCATAAACAGTACTATCCTGTCCTTGCTAATGAAAACTATCTGTATGTACAGCTCCTCAAGACCTGCATATGGAACTCTAGGACAGACCTAAAATCCTTTGGAACCTAGTGGGAGCAAAAGTCTCCCATAAATAGTACCTGAAGAATGAGGCTCTAGATAAGATGGAGGCATGCCATCAACAGATAGATGCAGGAGGGACCAGACCAGGACCGGGATCATGTCAAGGTTCCACCTGGACTGCATCAACTCTGCTGACTCATCACAGCCAGTCAGCCCTCCACTCTGCCCTGCCCCAGGCCTGGCTGCCTTCCATCCTACTGTCAGCTTTATGGATGAAGCTTACTCTTGCAAAATCTTGGCACTGTAAAATGACTTTTGTCGATGTTGGGCAAGCAAGCCCTCCTAGGCTTCACCCATTTTGTCTGAGGTGCGACAGAGAGCTGGCAGAAAAGCCACCAGTACCTCATTTCAACAGCAGATCTCAGGTGTATTTCAGGATTAAACTGCAGATGCAGTTGGCAGTGTAGGAGCTGGGAAGGACTCAGTGGACAAACTAGTTACTGCCTGaggatgaagacctgagttcaggtccccagcagCTCTGGGAAGAGTCTGGTATGGCTATGTGCCCTTATAACTTCAGCTctggggacttgctggccagccagtctatccagattcagtgagagaccctatctcaaaaaaacaaaacaaaacaaaacaaaaaaaaagatagagcCAAGTCTgagggcacacacctttaattaccTCAGGAGTCAAAGGtacatggatctctgtgagttataGGCCAGCATGCTTtacataccaagttccaggccagctggggctacacagtgagaccctgtcttattTAAAAAGGGTAAAAGTGAACAAGGTAGAGAGTGATATCAACTTTCACACAGActagcatacacatacacaacacacatgcaagaATCCTTACCAtcaaactgaaaacaaattgAAGTCAAGTCTAGAGACTTGGATTTCCAACACATTGCTCTCTCATAACTAGAACACCAGGGAACCTTGGGGCAAGGGTTAGAGGTAGCTAATTTTGGGGCGTGCTCAGGAGGGGTGGTTGTGGTTCTACATGGCTGGAGAGGGACTGGTGGACTGGCTCATGGCCTCTTCTTGATGGAAGGCCTTGGTGCACGCACTGCCTCATTTGTTTAAGAGCCCTTAGGTAAGTGAATTCCCTGGACGGCAGCTTGGCTGCTGTTAGGTAGCATTGCCCCAGCTCCAGCTTCACCCATGTGCACTATTGTGTGTGTACAGCTACGTGGCCTGGGTCAGTCCACTGAGGTCAGGGCTCTAGGGGAAAGGGCAGGGCTATTGCCAGCTGGTCAGTGACCAAAATGCTTGCCTTGAGATAGGAGGGTCACTGGGTCACACTGGGCAATGCAGCACCTGAGAGAGTTTGCCAAGTTGCAAAGCAGCTGGGTAGGAGAGTCAGTGCCTTGGGGATCCATTCAGCTGCCCCTGCTTGTGGGAATGTCATGGACAGCTGAGGCCACTGACTCAGGAAGAGTCGAGTACTGTGGGAGCTGGGATCAGTCCTTATTCTGGCATTCCACTTATGTTAACAAATGCCTCCTTTTCTCTTAAAACCGCTCTTGAGATCCTTGGCCCTGCTCCATCCTTGGTTCCATATACAGAAACCCAAGTGGCTTAAATCTGTTCCATCTTAGAGAACTACCCCAAAACCAAACCTCCAAGTTCAGCTGGAGAAAAatcactcctacctccccaggGCATCCTAGAAAcaccaccctccaccccacccaacCCATGAGCAAGCTCCAGCCAAGAGTGGCCTCGCCATTGAATAAGCAGCGGGCTTTGGAACAGTCCACAACTGAGTCTGCAAGGGGCGTCGTGAAGCACGCATGCTGGTTAAGTTTCTTGCCCACCGAGCCCTTTGAGGATCTGGGTACATGGAGCACAGTGATCAAGGAGTGGCTGTTCCTGCTCGGCAGCCTGCACATTCCACTGCAAATGTGAGAGACCGGCCCTTCACTCATCCTTTTTTGAGAAGAGACTGCCCTTCCAGGGTGGGAATCCTGAGGAATGGAAGGCGGTTTTCTACTTGATTTTGGAACAAATAACTGACTTAAAAACCAGTGCTCTCAGACTCTTGTCATTAACCCCTACCCTACTCAATCTCTGTCAGGGAGTGTGGCCTGCTGATGCTAACTCTGTCCAGCCCTGCTTACTCCACCCATCCTGGTGACTCAAGGACTGCCCTACTATACGAAAGGACACTAGACCCACAGTGGCAGCTCCACCCACCTCTACCATCTGCCAGTGGACCAAGCATCTTGTTAACTGTCTTCCACTGCATCCCTCCTCACCACCTTCAGTATGGAGTCTAGATTTGCATCATGAACCCCACCATTACCAATTATTTAAGGAAAGGTCCTGAACATCTTCCCAAGACTCCTGAAGGCTGGCTTATGAGAATCTTCTAACTCAACAGAAAGTCTGCTCCTGGTCTTAGAAATGTCACTTAGCTCAGACTGATCGGGGACTATCTCTGATACCCAGTTGGAACCTCAATACTGAATTGCCCAAAGACTCAAACCCAAGTCTCAACTGGTCAAGTACCTGACAAGTTGGGTAACAAGAAACAGCTTCAAACTCACAACAAAACAGACACAAGATTCCCACACCCAGAACTACTACCAACAATGTAACTATAGATGTCTAGGTCCCATGGCAAGTACACAGGAATACTGGAAATAATTCTCTACAAAAATTAGTACTTCCTTAGTAATGTCTTAGAAAATCAgcttatgccgggcagtggtggtgcacgcctttaatcccagcacttgggaggcagaagcaggcggatttctgagtttgaggccagcctggtctacagagtgagttccaggacagccaggactacacagagaaaccctgtcttgaaaaaaacaaaaacaaaaaaataaataaataaataaaaacaaaacttaaaagaaatataatctcCGAagccaaaatgaaataaaacataaaaacttcatgaattcaaacaaaaaactcGAAGGGAAACTTCAGTTTCCAGGTGGAAGCACACATagttaatctcagcacttgagaggcagaggcaggaggatctcttgagtctagggccagcttggtctacaaagagaagtcaaagagacaggaaagccagggttacataaagagaccctgtctcaaaacaaaaacaaaaaaggcctcaaaaacaacaacaaagaaaaccccACCACggacaacaaaaaaaattaggacAAGATACCTACATAAAGAACTGAAAAGGAACTGAATCGCTtaggtcaaagaaaatgtcaaatctaAAAAATGCCTatgaacagaagagaaagaggcctAGATCAAGACACAGAAAATAAGTTGAGCAAaatcagagagaaggagagagagagagagagaaaaagagagggagggagggagggagggagggagagagagagagagagagagggagggagagggaggagagagagagagaacgagaacttACCATCTTAccaggggctggacagatggctcagtggttgaaagcaTACActaaattcccccccccccccaacctgagtttaattcctagcacccacagcaGGTGGCTCACAGTGTtccttaactccagctccagggcatctgacacctctggccttgGCAGGTActgaactcacatgcacatatccacacaaaagcacatacacataattttgaaaataatcttaagaaaaaaaaaaaatccctaaagagggctggagagatggctcagtgttaagagcactgactgcttttccagaggtcctgagtttaattctcagcaaccacatggtggctcacaaccatctgtaaggggattcaatgccctcttctggtgtgtctgaagacagctgcagtatactcatacacataaaataatttttcctacataaatttaaaaaaaaattatccctaAAGAAACAGATGATTATCAGGTCTAAGGGGTATACAGATCATCAAACAGACATAGCCAGAAAAGGAGAACACAATATATCAAAATGCCTGGGATACAACAAAAGTTAAAGAGTTAGGTTTATAGTACTGTgtacctacattaaaaaaattgagaGATCGCAATTTAATAACTTAAGGATATgcctgaaagctttagaaaaacaagaacaatcaataccactccaaaaaaaaaaaaaaaaaaaaaaaagtaggtgggaagagagaaacaaaatcagaactaATACTAatagaaaatttttttcaaaaataatcagTGAAAAGATTAACAGGATTCCTCTgtctattccacaaaatagaaaaggaaaaaatgttttcaaattccTTTTATGAAGCCAATTTTATCCACATACCAAAACCAGCCCCCAACTcctaaccccccttcccccccccaaaaaaagggagaaaaaaaatatagaccAATCTCTCTGATGAAATAGATTTGGAGATTCCcagtaaaatatttgaaaatctaattgaaaaaaaaaaaaaaaaaaaaaaaaaaaacccaccatgatCAGTCAGCTTTgttccagagatgcagggatgaagcaatatatgtaaatcaataaacataATCCAACACATAGGCAGATGGATTGTGGCTACATGCAACTGGGGAGGAGGGACTGGCCCTGAGAAAGACTGAAATTGAATCTCATCTTGAGACTGGCAGGGAGTCAGGCTCTCTTCCTGCTCTTAGCCTACATGCAAATGACCTCTATCTCCCCCACCTCTGAGGGCAGTCTGTGGCCAGATTACAGTACATCTTCCTCTCAGTCATTAAGAACCTGCACAACAGGTTCTTAGAATTCCTCTTCGTGTAAACAAAGCATTAGCACCTTGGCCTTGGCCAATAAGTCAATCAATCTGTCAGTACTCAAGGCCCACAGTGGGTCATCTCATTGGACAtagaaaggcctttgacaaaattcaacatccattcatgataaaagtcctagagataCAGGGGATTATTTCAACATAATAAAtgtgtagctgcttgtattacaAATTATGTTCCCCTCAAAAActattagccgggcagtggtggggcacatctttaatcccagcacttgggaggcagaggcaggtagatttctgagttcgaggccagcctggtctacagagtgagttccaggacagccagggctatacagagaaaccctgtctcgaaaaacaaacaacaacaacaaaaaaaacctatttaCAGGAGAGGGTCTACATgaagcttctgggaacctgcccccagttggttctgattggtaagtAAAGAACCAACAGCTAATAGCTGGGGAGGTCAGAGGGAGGATTTTAGGTTTCCCCTGGCTTGggaccaggaggaggagagagatccACCATTCTGGAGTAGAGTGTGGACAGAAGAGACAAGTTTATCATGGAGTAGAAAAGCAAGAAAGGGACCCCAGACTCTTGGACCAAGAAAACGTGGCCCAGAAGGCTGActaactggagttaagagcagccaagatggaacataaaattagtaagtaataactcaggattaaCAGCACAGAGATTAGGCAGTGGCCCAactattgtgctgtttaaggaatattaaattataaaggctatgtgtgtttcatttgggaaCATAGACCTTTGGGGCTGGTAGCGACCCCAAGTTgggatttattaattaaataattaatacaacaTAAATGCAATACACAGGAAGCCCAAAACCAACACCATCCTAAACAGAGGAGAACtcaagcatttccactaaaatcaggatcGGGACAAGAATATCTGCTCTTCACCCTCCTGTTTCACATGAGGCTTGAAatcttagctagagcagtaagacaagtGGAGGAAACTAAGAGTATacaaatgggaaagaaagaaaccagaataCCTGTATTGAAGGAGGATGTGATTCTATATATAAAAAACCCTAAAGAGTCCACTGGAAAATTACAAGTGATACTGTCAGCAAAGTAGTAAAATACAAAACACTcaaaattagtagccttcctatatataAATATCAAACACACCAAGAGAGATCAAGGAAATAACCCCATTCACAATGGCCTCCAAAAATACCTTGAACAAATCTGAGAAAATGAAAGACCTGTACTATGAAACCTttcagaggcaaaaaaaaaagaaagaaagaaagaaagaaagaaagaaagaaagaaagattgaatAAGATACCAGAGGATGAAAGACCTCCCATGTTAATAGATTAACATTGTGTAAAtgaccattctaccaaaagcaatctacagattcaacacaatccccattaAAAATCCATTGCAGTTCTtcacaaaaattgaaaaatgaattTCGTATGGAAACATGGAACTCAGGGCAGCCAAGacaatcctaaacaataaaaaacttGTGGAGGTACCATCATCCCAGATGTCAAGTTACACCACAGAGTCACGGTAATAAAAAACTGGCATGGTACTGGGCTAGAAACAGACTCACTGATCAATGGGAGACAATTAAGGAACCAAATATTAACCTACATATCCACAGGGTTTTAACAAAGATCCAACAATACATActagagaaaagacagcatcttcaaaaaaATGGGGCTGGTCAAATTATATGGCTACATAAGACTTCATCCTCATCTCTttccctgcacaaaactcaactccagatGGATCAAGGGCTTAAACAAGACCTAACACCCTGAATCTGACAGAACTCATATGCACATGGAAGAACTTACTGAATATAGAAGAACAAGCATTGAGACCCACTGTTAATAAATGAGATCTCATGAAAGTACACCATCACTTGAGTGAAGAGGCAGCCTATTAAATGGGAGAAAGATATTTACCAGTTACATATCTGAGGGTTGGAGTCTAggatatacaaggaactcaaaacaactaaacattaagaaaaaaagaaaataaagctatgagggggctggatagatggcttagtggttttgagcactgactactcttccagaggtcctgagttcaattcccagtaactgcatggtggctcacaaccatctgtaatgggatctgatgccctacaagtactcatatacataaaaataaatctttttttttaatgagatatgAAACAAAAAAGTTCTCAAAGGACAAAATGACAATGACTGAGAAACAGTTTTTTCCTGAAATTTAACACCCttaaccatcagggaaatgcaaattaaagctactttgagattccatcttactcagaatggctaagattaaaaaattaaaaataaaacaacaaaaaaccagccaATGACAGATGTAGGCTCAGATGTGGGGAAAAGGAAACAGTGCTGTTGAGAGTAAACTGGTGAAGTCACTATGCAAATCAGTGTGGAgtctcctcaaaaaaaaaaaaaaaaaaaaggacaaccaCATGATCCCaatataccactcttgagcatatatatattcaaagaactgTATTTCTTCCTACTATAGAGATACATGCTGCTCTACTCACAATAGCTAAGAAGTAAAAGCCTGGATGTCCATCCATTGATGAACAGATAAAGACAATGAGatgtatttacacaatggaatatcattCACCTGTTAAGAAAAGTGAAATGGCTCTTATTCTCTTAATCTctttaccctcttgcctctagcctctctgtcccctccccttctcttcctctctctccacgtggtcatggccggcctctacttctctctctcttcttcttccatcttcttccccccacctttgccctatctcctgaataaacctccccccctcccccccgccaaccatgaaaaaaaatgtgaaatgaagccaggggtggtacatgcctttaattccagcaggaTTAAAGCCtcctcttgggaggcagaggcaggcggatttctgagttcaaagccagcctacagagtgagttccaggactgccaagcttacacagagaaaccctgtctcgaaaaaccaaaaaaaaaaaaaaagtgaaatgaaatTTATGGGTAAGTGGgtgaagctagaaacaaccattctgaggtaacctagacacagaaagacaaacatcaagTTTCCTCTCATTTGTGTTAGCTTGGAACTCTCAGACAGGTGTGTTTTGTTTGAAATTACTCATGGAGGTCAGGAAATTACCACAGGGAGAGATTTCCAAAGGAGAGAGATAGGGCACAGTAGTCTAAAGGGCTAATGGAGAATAATAGGAGTGTTAAATTGGGGTACAGGAAGGGAGGGCAGAGTAAAGGAGGGACTGTCCGGATggataaataacattaaaagatGTTGGGGGAAAAGCATGGAAGTAACCACTCACTTTCTGGTTGGCTCTAAGTCTCACTCCACCGTACCATTATAGGGCCAAGAACCAATGGTCAAGCCTTACAGGATAATCACTATTATTCCCCTACACGGACAAAGTAGTAAACAGACTTTTAATGACATACCACTATACCCATAGATTAATGTGTCTTCCAGCCCTcagaagcttctatttgcagtagATTGTGATTAACACAGAAACCCATACTGACCAAGGTGCCCAGCCCCAAACGGAACATAAATACCCCACCCTCTGCTCCCTAGACTCAGGgatcattttggaagaggaagtAGAACAAGCATGGGGGGGAGCCAGGGCTAGTGAAAGACCACAAGGAACCGGTGTCTcctggacacagcagggcagctgaAGTCACGTCATGCTCAAGATCTGTGCAAGCTCCAAATAAACCAAATCCCAGCGAGGAAAGGGGAGCTGGGCACCAAGTATGTCCCACCCTAGCTAAGGAGCTAGAGGCAGTTATTAGCTAACGGGAGAGGGAACTTTCTTTCATGTCGCCCTTGGTAAGTTGACCACGCTCCAGGTAGAAGACCACACATATGAGAATATCTGGGATTCTCAAATCGgttttgatggatttttttttttaaggacacaaAGTTGGACGGATAGGAAGGTGAGAAATGGATGTAGAGTTGGGGTGTGtgcatatgatcaaaatacactgcaaaaaaaaccttaacaaaacaaaaaccacaacccTCTTTGCTAAGGCCTGAGGTGGCTGcacagccaggcagccaggcatTTCTAGCTCCTGCAAGAGTCCCTGGGAGAAATCGGAGGGGGTCAGGGTCGGGGGTGTGCTCAGCGTCCCTTGCCTGCTTCCAAGCTGGGGACTCTGGCTTCCGTAAGGCCTCCGCTGCCAGTCAGTGCCCCATTCCCCGCCTCCTGCTCAGACCTCACCTGAGAAACAGGAAGATGGCTCGGGGTGCCTCAGCTCCATGGGCCTCGGGGCTCCTCCGTTCCAGGTAGGGTTCAAGCAATTCCAGCAGCCCCGGGTGCAGCTTCTCCGCTTCATCAAAGATGAACGTGCTCTGGTGGCAGCGCCACTGCgtctcctgcatctgcctctgcaaCTCCTCCTGCACAGAAATGGGGAGCTGCAGACCTCAAAAGAGACCAGTCTCCTGTTTCCTCAGCCCTGATGCTGTGGAACACCTAAGTCTGGGCTCCACCCACTATAATCACCAAACCCGGGCTTGGGCCCCACCAGGCTGCAAAGCTTCCCATGTGATGCTCCCTGTTCTTGGGCTCAGCATCCCCACCTGGGATGAAGACCAGTGCTGGAAAGTTCTTGAGAGAAGCCCACCTGCCCAAGAACAAGCACCAGCCAGGTGCCTTCTCCAGGACTAAATAAGTCCCATCCTGGAGCTAAGGACCACCTCACCCTCCCCAGAGGCATGGGCTCAACAACCCGGGAGATAGAAAGCTGCCAGTTACTTTCCCTTGGCCTCTGAGAAGCAGAGCA
Proteins encoded in this region:
- the Tor3a gene encoding torsin-3A isoform X2, translated to MLFRGTLWLLLLLPLRPPGVQGRHGTTSSGQEADEPTPWPSVQRLQEQLRTAGALSKRYWTLFSCTLWPEHCEDQETPVPPLGWSLPLWGRRSLDKLTAWICRFQDCCSGGDCRISNNLTGKNFVARMLVENLYRDGVRSDCVKMFIPTFHFPHPKYVDMYKEELQRQMQETQWRCHQSTFIFDEAEKLHPGLLELLEPYLERRSPEAHGAEAPRAIFLFLSNLGGSAINEVVLGLLKGGLSREEITTQHLEMPLQAEIIKSVDSSFGSSRLLKEHLVDFFIPFLPLEYRHVRLCVRDAFLGQDLPYTEEALDEIAKMMTYVPEEERLFSSQGCKSISQRINLFLP